One Mycolicibacterium fallax genomic window, ACTGGGCGCGACTGGCCCGGTCCGCCGCACGGGGCCGGGTCACCGACCGCCCAATCACCCACAGCCGTAGCGCTTCTCAAGCGCGGCTTCGACGCAGAAACGACCCAAACCCATGAACCATGACCTATCCGTACACACACCTGACCCGTCTGCCTCACGAAAGCCAGCACTGGGCCGCTGTCACCGGCCTGCCACCCTGGTCGGCCACACCCCGGTGTTGTGGATCGATGCCCCTTTCAGTTCTGGCGCGCGCGGATTTTGGGCCAAACTCGAGGGTTTCAACCCCGGCGGGATGAAAGATCGTCCGGCGATGCACATGGTGCAACAGGCCCTGGCCCGCGGTGATCTACGCCCTGGTGGCCGCATCGTGGAATCCACCAGCGGAACCCTGGGCTTGGGCCTGGCGCTGGCCGGCACGGCATATGGCCATCCGGTGACGCTGGTTGCCGACCCCGGTATGGAACCGATTGTCCAACGCATGCTCACCGCCTACGGTGGGAAAGTGGATCTGGTGGCCGAACCGCACCCACAGGGCGGCTGGCAGCAGGCCCGACGCGACCGCGTCGCCGAGATCTTGGCAGGGAATCCCAACGCCTGGTATCCCGATCAGTACAACAACCCCGACAATGTCGACGCATATCGGGGATTGGCGCTGGAAATGCAGGCACAGCTCGGGACCATTGACGTGTTGGTCTGCTCGGTAGGCACCGGCGGACATTCGGCCGGTGTGGCGCGCGTGCTGCGCGAATTCAATCCCGACTTGCAGTTGATCGGCGTCGACGCCATCGGTTCGACGATTTTCGGCCAGCCCGCAACCACGCGGTTGATGCGCGGACTGGGCTCCAGCATCTACCCCCGCAACGTGGACTACGACGCATTCACCGAGGTCCACTGGGTGGCACCGGCTGAGGCGGTGTGGGCATGTCGCGCCTTGGCGGCCACCCACTACGCCAGCGGCGGGTGGAGTGTGGGAGCGGTAGCGTTGGTGGCCGGTTGGGCAGCGCGAACCTACCCGAAGGGTACGACCATTGCCGCGGTGTTTCCCGATGGTCCGCAACGATACTTCGACACCGTCTACAACGACGACTACTGCCGGACCCACGGACTCCTCGAAGGCCCACCGGGACTAGAGCCAGCGGTCGTTGGCGGCCCGACCGAGCGCGTCGTGCAGTCATGGACGCGGTGTGCGCGCGTGCATGACCCAGCTGTGGTGGCACTGTGAAGGCCTTCGCCGCACAGTTCGGTAGCTTCGGCTGGCCGAGCCGACTTTTGATGATCAACCAGTTCGGCATCAATCTGGGTTTCTACATGTTGATGCCCTATTTGGCGGGGTATCTGGCCGGTCCTCTGGGATTGGCCGCGTGGGCGGTCGGCATGGTGTTGGGGGTGCGCAATTTCTCCCAACAGGGCATGTTCATCGTAGGCGGCACTCTGGCTGACCGCTTGGGCTACAAGCCACTGATCGTGGCCGGATGCCTACTACGTACCGGCGGCTTCGGTTTGTTGGTCGTGGCCGAATCATTGCCAATGGTGCTCATCGCCTCAGCGGCAACAGGTTTCGCCGGGGCGCTGTTCAACCCGGCAGTACGGGCCTACCTCGCAGCTGATTCCGGTGAGCGCCGTGTTGAGGCGTTCGCCGTGTTCAACATCTTCTACCAGGCGGGCATCCTGGCAGGACCGCTGGTGGGCCTGGCGTTGATGATGTTCGACTTTCGGACGACCGCCGCAGCCGCGGCAGTGGTGTTCGCACTGCTGACCATTGCTCAGCTGTTCGCCCTACCGCAACACAGCGCCGCCGATGAACCGAAGAAGACCTCGGTGCTCGACGACTGGCGCGCCGTGGCGGCCAACCGGTCGTTTCTGCTGTTCGCAGTGGCGATGGTCGGTTGCTACGTGCTGTCTTTCCAGGTGTATCTCGCACTGCCCTTGCACGCCGCCATCTTGGCGCCGGACGCCCAATCGGTCTTGGTTGCCGCAATCTTTGTAGTATCCGGAGTCATCGCAGTGGGTGGGCAATTGCGCATTACCCGCATCTTGCGCGCGCGGTGGAGTCCAGGGCGATCCCTGATGATCGGAATGCTGGTTTTAGCCGCCGCGTTCGCGCCCCTTGCCGTCATACCCACCCCTGAACGTTTCGGTCTGGCCGCAGCCGTCATTGCAATACTGGCCGCGGCCGCACTACTGGCGGTCGGATCCGCAGCAGTGTTTCCCTTCGAGATGGACACCGTAGTGTCGCTTTCCCGAAACCGTTTGGTGGCAACCCATTACGGCTTCTATAACACCATTGTCGGTGTCGGCATACTGGTCGGCAACCTGGCCACCGGGGCGCTCATGCAGACCGCACGCGACGCCGGGGCGCCCGAGCTGATCTGGATCACACTGGGTCTGATCGGCGGGCTCACGGCGTTGGCGCTGTTCTACCTCGACCGCAGCGGCCGGTTGCGGCCGGTTGCGGCCGAAATAGCCGCCGAACCCGATTAGCGATGTAAAGCGCGCGGCCCCCTTGTGCAGTGAAAACAGCAGCACCCACGCCGACCTATGCACACATCGTGCCCCGTGCTCTAACTATCCTGCGCTGAACCAGCAGCGCGCCATGGCTGCACGGACCGCTACGTCAGACCGCAGCGGATCGATTGGCCGCCGCTGCGACCAATCGGCCTGTCGAATGGTGGGTGCGTGGCGAGGGGACGGTAGGCTATGCCGTCAAACAGTGGAGGTTCTAGCGGTGCGGGTGCGTGGTTTCGGCCAGTTGGAAGCGGTCATCATGGATCGCGTGTGGAACTACGGTCCCGATGCGGCAGTGACCGTGCGCGATATCTTCGACGAACTGACCTCTGAACGGCGAATCGCCTACACCACGGTGATGTCGACGATGGACAATCTGCACACCAAAGGGTGGCTGGCGCGCGAACGCGACGGGCGGGCCTACCGCTATTGGGCAACACTGACACGCGAACAGCACACCGCGCGACTGATGCACGAGGCGCTCAAGGGCGGCGGACGTTCCGACGTGGTACTCAGCCACTTCATCGAACAGATCGGGTCTAAGGAATCTGAGCGATTGCGCGCTGCGCTGCGTCGGGTGCCAAAGAAACCGCCGAGTAAACGGTGAGCCTCGCCGCCTGCCTGCTGCTGTACAGCATTGCAGTGTGCCTCATCGGCCCGCCGATGCTGCGCCAGCTGACTCGCGCAGGTCACGCTCCGCGCTGCGGTGTCGCCGCGTGGCTGGTCGCAGTTGCCAGTGTTCTGATCAGCTGGTTCGCGGCCGCATTGCTGACCGTGGCAGAGCTGCTCACCGGTGGTGGGCACCACACCGGTGTGCTGGCGTCCTGTTTTGCGTTCGTGTGCGATGTGGTCTTCGGACACGCCGGTCGCATCCCCCAGATACTGCTGCTTGCCGCTGCAGCAGGCGGTGTCATGGCAGTGTCGGTAGCCACGGTCCGATTGGTGAAAGGTTTTGTGGGCCTGCGGGTTCGCACACGTGAGCATGCCGAGGCGGTGCGGCTGGTCGGGCACTCCGCCAGCGATGACGGCGTCTTTGTTGTCGATTCCAGCGAGCGGGTCGCCTACTGCGTGTCAGGGCGGCCGCCGGTCATCGTGGTGACCACCGGCACCCTGGCCGCCCTCGACGCCGACCAACTCGACGCCGTGCTGGCCCACGAACGCGCGCATCTGACCGGCCGCCATCACCTAGTGCTGGCGGCGCTGCACAGCGTTGCCACCGTCTTCCCCAAGCTCACGCTGATGACGCAGGGTGCCACCGAGGTGTCGAGGATGCTGGAGATGTGCGCCGATGATGCCGCAGCTCGTCGCTTCGGTCGCGACACCCTGCTCTCGGGGTTGATGTCTCTGGCCGGGGTGGCGGCGCCGGCCGGAGCAATGGGGGCAGCCGGCGTAGCAACACTGAGCCGCGCCGAACGTCTGGCGGTCCCCGCAACACCGCCGATGCGGATACGCGCTCGGGCGGCGTTGATCAGCGCATCGACGATGATCGCCGGCGGCCCGTTGGTCACTTTTACGCTTATGGCCACAGGCACGCTGGTGTGCTGAGACCTCAAGCCGCCAGAAGACTGACGTGTGAACGTGGTCCTTAGCCTCAGCGACCGAAAACTGCTCGAAATGGACATCGCCGCGCCAAATGACCCGTCCGTTGGACACCCGACTGAGCACGACCCCTCAGATTCCGCAGCGTGTTCGACAGCATGGATACCGCGCTGCCCGCGAACATGATTCGGCTCCGCACGGGCTGGTGTCGCCTTGAATTTCCGAGCGCGAGCCCGGGCTAGTACACGATTGACTTGATCTTGTGCCGATGATGCCACCAACCAAGCTGATCGGGCCGCGTCCTGAAATTTTGACTAACGGCCCGCTGTCGTACTATGTCGGTCAGTAGAAGTTGACGGTAACCATTTCAAGTCTTCGAAGCGTGCGGGGTTCAGTGATGATGACCCGATCAACCCCGCCTACTTGCTGTCAGGAGTTGTGATGTCCGACCCGGAGCAGGGACACGCCGGCCACCAGCCGGGATCCGCCGAACACGAGCACGCCACCCAGACACAGAGCCCAGCGCCCAGCGCCCAAGATCCTCACGCCGGTCACGGGGAGCATCTGGCCCACGTCGGACACGACGCCGATGCCGGGCACGCGGGCCATGATCGACATGCCGGACACGGCGCGCACGGCGAGATGTTCCGCCGCCGGTTCTGGGTCAGCCTTGTTCTGTCGGTGCCGGTGGTGGTGTTCAGCCACATGATCGCCGAGCTGTTCGGCTACACACTGCCGGACTTTCCCGGTATGTCGTGGATCGCCCCGATTCTGGGCACGGTGATCTTCTTCTACGGCGGCATGCCGTTTCTCACCGGCGGCTGGGCCGAGCTGAAGTCCCGCCGTCCCGGGATGATGCTTCTGATCGGGATGGCGATCAGCGTCGCGTTCATCGCCTCCTGGGTCACCACCCTGGGGGTCGGGGGCTTCAACCTGGACTTCTGGTGGGAGCTGGCGCTGCTGATCGTCATCATGCTGCTGGGGCATTGGCTGGAGATGCGAGCCCTGGGTTCCGCATCGGGGGCACTCGACGCGCTGGCCGCGATGCTGCCCGACACCGCCGAGAAGGTCACCGACGACGGAGTCCGTGAGGTCGCTGTCTCGGAGCTGGATCTAGGTGATGTCGTGCTGGTGCGCGCCGGTGCCCGGGTGCCGGCCGATGGCGCGGTCACCGACGGCCGCGCCGAGGTAGACGAATCAATGATCACCGGTGAGTCCAAGCCGGTGACCCGACAGGTCGGCGACACCGTGGTGGCCGGCACCGTCGCCACCGACAGCGCCCTGCGGGTTCAGATCACCGCGGTCGGCGACGACACCGCCCTGGCCGGCATTCAGCGGATGGTCGCCGCCGCGCAAGCTTCCTCGTCACGGGCGCAGGCGCTCGCCGACAAAGCCGCAGCCTTCCTGTTTTATTTTGCGACCGGCGCGGGCATCATCACCTTTTTGGTGTGGGCGCTGCTGCTCGGGAATCTCGATGAGGCGGTGGTCCGCACCGTCACCGTGCTGGTCATCGCGTGCCCGCATGCCCTCGGATTGGCGATCCCGCTGGTCATCGCGATCTCCACCGAACGCGCCGCCCGGGCCGGGGTGCTGGTCAAAGACCGGCTGGCGCTGGAGCGGATGCGCACCGTCGACGTGGTGCTCTTCGATAAGACCGGCACCCTGACCGAGGGGCGGCATCGGGTCACCGGCGTCGTCGCCACGACCGGGATCAGTGAGGAGCAGTTGCTCGCGCTGGCAGCGGCGGTCGAGTCCGACAGTGAGCATCCGGTGGCCCGCGCCATCGTGGCCGCGGCGCAATCGCGCGTGCCGTTCAGTGAGCGGGTCGTCGCTTCGGATTTCCGGTCGCTGCCCGGTCGCGGCGTGCGGGCCAGGGTCGACGGGCTGGACGTTTCGGTCGGTGGCCCGGCGATGCTGGCCGACCTGCGACTGCCGGTCCCCGAAGGTGTCAGCGCGGTGACCCGCGGGTGGGTGCAGCGCGGCGCCTCGGTGCTGCATATTGCCCGCGATGGTCATGTGCTGGGCGCGGTGGCGCTCGAGGATGCCGTTCGGGAGGAATCGCGTCAGGCAATCGACGCCCTGCACGCCCGAAACGTCAAGGTGGCCTTGATCACCGGCGATGCCCAACAGGTCGCCGACGCGGTCGCTGCCGATCTGGGCATCGATGAGGTGTTCGCCGAGGTGCTGCCCGAACATAAGGACGCGAAGGTCGCCGAACTGCAGAACCGTGGGCACCGAGTGGCGATGGTCGGCGATGGGGTCAACGACGCGCCGGCGTTGGCCCGCGCCGAGGTCGGTGTGGCCATCGGTGCCGGTACCGACGTCGCGATCGAGTCTGCTGGAGTGGTGCTGGCGGCCAACGATCCGCGGGCGGTGTTATCGATCATCGAACTTTCGCACGCCAGCTACCGCAAGATGTGGCAGAACCTGGTGTGGGCGACCGGATACAACATCATTGCCGTGCCGTTGGCCGCTGGTGTGCTGGCCCCGATCGGGGTGGTGCTGCCGCCGGCTGCAGCCGCAGTGCTGATGTCGATCTCGACGATCGTCGTCGCGCTCAATGCCCAGTTGTTGCGCCGCCTCGATCTGGACCCCGCCCGCTTGGCCAGCTCCCGACAGGCCACTGGCCGCACCTGCGCGAGCAGAGACGCCGTAGTGAATACCCATGGCTAGATGGTCCTTTCGTGGCTGGGCGGGTGCCGTCATCGCGGTCACGGTGGTGATGCTGGGGGCCTGCACTAGCCCGCCACCGTCGGCGCCGACTCTGCAAGAGCCGGCATCCAGTGTGTCCCCGTCGGCACCTAGTGTGGCTTTGACGCCGGCGCTCGACCATGTGCACGGTCTGCATCTCGACGCGCAGGGGACGGTGTTGGCCGGCACCCACACCGGCTTGGTAGCGATCGACACCGCCGGTCGCACCGCACGCATCGGGGAATCCGACGACGACTTCATGGGGTTGACTGGAGTGCCGGGGACCGACCACCTGTTTGCTTCCGGACATCCTGGAGCGTCGAGCTCGATGCCCAACCCGTTGGGGTTGATCGAAAGCACCGATGGTGGGCGTAGCTGGGCGGCGAAGTCGCTGACCGGCGAAGTCGACTTTCACGCCCTGGCCACCGATGGCGAGGTTCTCGTCGGCTTCGACGGACGAACAGGCCTGTTGATCTCCACCAACGCCGGCATGGACTGGACCGCCGGCGCCGCATTGGCCGCCGCCGCCCTCGCCGTCACCGACACCGGAATATTGGCGCTCACCCGCAATGGACTGCAGCGCAGCACCGACACCGGGCACACCTTCACCGCCGTAGTCGATGCCCCGAGCCTGGCGTTGTTGTCCGCGGCAAAAAGCGGATCCTTGTGGGGGGTCGATACGGACGGCACTACGTGGCGCAGCAGAACCGGCCAGGTGTGGGAGCAGCGCGCGGCTGTCGGGCGGGTTGAAGCACTGTTAGCCATCGACTACGACACCGCCTACGCCGCAAACGCCCAAGAGTTCTACACGTTGGACTGAAAGCGGTCGTTGCTGTCTAGCACGCCCGTCGGCGCCTTGAGCGAGAGATCGGCGCCACGATCGCACCCCGCATCTACGTAAGTAGATAGTATGTCCGTAGGCGGACGGCACGGTGT contains:
- a CDS encoding PLP-dependent cysteine synthase family protein; translation: MNHDLSVHTPDPSASRKPALGRCHRPATLVGHTPVLWIDAPFSSGARGFWAKLEGFNPGGMKDRPAMHMVQQALARGDLRPGGRIVESTSGTLGLGLALAGTAYGHPVTLVADPGMEPIVQRMLTAYGGKVDLVAEPHPQGGWQQARRDRVAEILAGNPNAWYPDQYNNPDNVDAYRGLALEMQAQLGTIDVLVCSVGTGGHSAGVARVLREFNPDLQLIGVDAIGSTIFGQPATTRLMRGLGSSIYPRNVDYDAFTEVHWVAPAEAVWACRALAATHYASGGWSVGAVALVAGWAARTYPKGTTIAAVFPDGPQRYFDTVYNDDYCRTHGLLEGPPGLEPAVVGGPTERVVQSWTRCARVHDPAVVAL
- a CDS encoding MFS transporter, producing the protein MKAFAAQFGSFGWPSRLLMINQFGINLGFYMLMPYLAGYLAGPLGLAAWAVGMVLGVRNFSQQGMFIVGGTLADRLGYKPLIVAGCLLRTGGFGLLVVAESLPMVLIASAATGFAGALFNPAVRAYLAADSGERRVEAFAVFNIFYQAGILAGPLVGLALMMFDFRTTAAAAAVVFALLTIAQLFALPQHSAADEPKKTSVLDDWRAVAANRSFLLFAVAMVGCYVLSFQVYLALPLHAAILAPDAQSVLVAAIFVVSGVIAVGGQLRITRILRARWSPGRSLMIGMLVLAAAFAPLAVIPTPERFGLAAAVIAILAAAALLAVGSAAVFPFEMDTVVSLSRNRLVATHYGFYNTIVGVGILVGNLATGALMQTARDAGAPELIWITLGLIGGLTALALFYLDRSGRLRPVAAEIAAEPD
- a CDS encoding BlaI/MecI/CopY family transcriptional regulator; the encoded protein is MRVRGFGQLEAVIMDRVWNYGPDAAVTVRDIFDELTSERRIAYTTVMSTMDNLHTKGWLARERDGRAYRYWATLTREQHTARLMHEALKGGGRSDVVLSHFIEQIGSKESERLRAALRRVPKKPPSKR
- a CDS encoding M56 family metallopeptidase, with translation MSLAACLLLYSIAVCLIGPPMLRQLTRAGHAPRCGVAAWLVAVASVLISWFAAALLTVAELLTGGGHHTGVLASCFAFVCDVVFGHAGRIPQILLLAAAAGGVMAVSVATVRLVKGFVGLRVRTREHAEAVRLVGHSASDDGVFVVDSSERVAYCVSGRPPVIVVTTGTLAALDADQLDAVLAHERAHLTGRHHLVLAALHSVATVFPKLTLMTQGATEVSRMLEMCADDAAARRFGRDTLLSGLMSLAGVAAPAGAMGAAGVATLSRAERLAVPATPPMRIRARAALISASTMIAGGPLVTFTLMATGTLVC
- a CDS encoding heavy metal translocating P-type ATPase — its product is MSDPEQGHAGHQPGSAEHEHATQTQSPAPSAQDPHAGHGEHLAHVGHDADAGHAGHDRHAGHGAHGEMFRRRFWVSLVLSVPVVVFSHMIAELFGYTLPDFPGMSWIAPILGTVIFFYGGMPFLTGGWAELKSRRPGMMLLIGMAISVAFIASWVTTLGVGGFNLDFWWELALLIVIMLLGHWLEMRALGSASGALDALAAMLPDTAEKVTDDGVREVAVSELDLGDVVLVRAGARVPADGAVTDGRAEVDESMITGESKPVTRQVGDTVVAGTVATDSALRVQITAVGDDTALAGIQRMVAAAQASSSRAQALADKAAAFLFYFATGAGIITFLVWALLLGNLDEAVVRTVTVLVIACPHALGLAIPLVIAISTERAARAGVLVKDRLALERMRTVDVVLFDKTGTLTEGRHRVTGVVATTGISEEQLLALAAAVESDSEHPVARAIVAAAQSRVPFSERVVASDFRSLPGRGVRARVDGLDVSVGGPAMLADLRLPVPEGVSAVTRGWVQRGASVLHIARDGHVLGAVALEDAVREESRQAIDALHARNVKVALITGDAQQVADAVAADLGIDEVFAEVLPEHKDAKVAELQNRGHRVAMVGDGVNDAPALARAEVGVAIGAGTDVAIESAGVVLAANDPRAVLSIIELSHASYRKMWQNLVWATGYNIIAVPLAAGVLAPIGVVLPPAAAAVLMSISTIVVALNAQLLRRLDLDPARLASSRQATGRTCASRDAVVNTHG
- a CDS encoding F510_1955 family glycosylhydrolase; this encodes MALTPALDHVHGLHLDAQGTVLAGTHTGLVAIDTAGRTARIGESDDDFMGLTGVPGTDHLFASGHPGASSSMPNPLGLIESTDGGRSWAAKSLTGEVDFHALATDGEVLVGFDGRTGLLISTNAGMDWTAGAALAAAALAVTDTGILALTRNGLQRSTDTGHTFTAVVDAPSLALLSAAKSGSLWGVDTDGTTWRSRTGQVWEQRAAVGRVEALLAIDYDTAYAANAQEFYTLD